One stretch of Streptomyces sp. TLI_171 DNA includes these proteins:
- a CDS encoding DUF6879 family protein, producing the protein MWQSAPDFDQLLGGARYSAVHLELRDSYSVPDEADAIERFRLTGASDLDPESEYWRDWTAMVSEAAARGIVVRRARIVSEPVTLYTRYLHSMTQVNVTAGEQVRWLARRNACDLALPGEDFWLIDSARVRFNHFTGDGDWAEPKFSYTEDADVAKLCTAAFDAVWERAVPHEQYTV; encoded by the coding sequence ATGTGGCAGAGCGCGCCGGACTTTGACCAACTCCTCGGCGGTGCCCGGTACTCGGCTGTGCACCTTGAGCTACGCGACAGCTATAGCGTCCCGGACGAGGCCGACGCCATCGAGCGCTTCCGCCTGACCGGTGCCTCCGACCTCGACCCCGAATCCGAGTACTGGCGCGACTGGACGGCGATGGTCAGCGAGGCGGCCGCCCGCGGCATCGTCGTCCGCCGGGCCCGGATCGTCTCCGAGCCCGTCACCCTCTACACCCGATACCTGCACTCCATGACGCAGGTCAACGTCACCGCGGGCGAGCAGGTCCGCTGGCTCGCCCGCCGCAACGCTTGCGATCTGGCGCTGCCCGGCGAGGACTTCTGGCTGATCGACAGCGCCCGGGTGCGCTTCAACCACTTCACCGGCGACGGCGACTGGGCCGAGCCGAAGTTCTCGTACACCGAGGACGCAGACGTGGCGAAACTGTGCACCGCCGCCTTCGACGCCGTGTGGGAGCGCGCCGTCCCACACGAGCAGTACACCGTCTGA
- a CDS encoding DUF5753 domain-containing protein, translating to MSASPSSSVQAARAALAARLRDLLLDAGLDGKELSARCGWHPAKTSRILSCKSAPSENDLRAWCTACGAADQARDLIASLRAVTLMYREWRQAHRAGLRQAQEESLTRHQDTSVCRAYVSNVFPGFLQTAAYARALLRAITAFQGTPDDVEAAVAARLERGRLLHEGRHRYVVLIEEAVLRYRIGNSAAMAGQLGHLLAVMPLPTVSIGIIPFTAQRTVWPLEAFYLFDTVQASVETLTAEVTVTQPRELADYHKAFAELAEMAVHGAAARALVTAAIDALG from the coding sequence GTGTCCGCGTCCCCGTCGTCCAGCGTCCAGGCCGCCCGCGCCGCGCTCGCCGCCCGCCTACGCGACCTGCTGCTGGACGCCGGGCTCGACGGCAAGGAACTGTCCGCCCGCTGCGGCTGGCACCCCGCCAAGACCTCCCGCATCCTGTCCTGCAAATCCGCACCCTCCGAGAACGACCTACGCGCCTGGTGTACGGCGTGCGGCGCGGCCGACCAGGCCCGCGACCTGATCGCCTCGCTGCGCGCCGTGACCCTGATGTACCGCGAGTGGCGCCAGGCCCACCGCGCCGGCCTACGCCAGGCGCAGGAGGAGTCACTGACCCGCCATCAAGACACCTCGGTGTGCCGGGCCTACGTCTCCAACGTCTTCCCCGGCTTCCTGCAGACCGCCGCCTACGCCCGCGCCCTGCTGCGCGCCATCACCGCGTTCCAGGGCACCCCCGATGATGTGGAGGCCGCGGTCGCCGCCCGCCTTGAACGCGGACGGCTGCTGCACGAGGGCCGGCACCGCTACGTCGTTCTCATCGAGGAGGCGGTGCTGCGCTACCGCATCGGCAACAGCGCGGCGATGGCCGGCCAGCTCGGCCACCTGCTGGCTGTGATGCCGCTGCCCACCGTCTCCATCGGCATCATCCCCTTCACCGCGCAGCGCACCGTGTGGCCGTTGGAGGCGTTCTACCTGTTCGACACCGTCCAGGCGTCGGTGGAGACGCTGACTGCGGAGGTGACGGTGACCCAGCCTCGCGAACTCGCCGACTACCACAAGGCGTTCGCAGAGCTCGCGGAAATGGCTGTTCACGGGGCCGCCGCCCGGGCCCTGGTCACCGCTGCGATCGACGCGCTCGGGTGA